In Drosophila simulans strain w501 chromosome X, Prin_Dsim_3.1, whole genome shotgun sequence, one DNA window encodes the following:
- the LOC120285392 gene encoding uncharacterized protein LOC120285392 translates to MIENNLNSLITNNNDQVIVNKQLQSRINNLTTISNMLTNSIKKDNNFNNEIATSLQNQVRLIKEEIVNIKYAIQWAKINVINTLLLNEFELNEVNKIFQKNNITSLSIKEMLEFVDVSVLHNKTAIIYIIKIPELDPTTYQDMLIKPVIKNNFIVHLETNEIFIAQKEIINVPKNCKISNYLKICKKENTVNLKQTKCIAKLIEGKEALCDFSNAEHIQKIEEIDGSLILLNNYTGNLIHNNITYNLKGTYLVHFWNDTVQINSKQFNNKEKSILKPGTPIIQMSPIEVERLKILSLESLEALNIKNTKHLNNVTTHSTINRIAILCLLGTVILLSIISKIHFKPREKVTIQIQQEPPTLNSKLKPRPIQPEFNNIPYF, encoded by the coding sequence ATGatcgaaaataatttaaatagcCTTATAACTAACAATAACGATCAGGTAATAGTTAATAAACAACTGCAAAGTAGAATCaataatttaacaacaatCTCAAATATGCTTACGAACTCaataaaaaaggataacaaTTTTAACAATGAAATAGCAACGAGTCTGCAAAATCAGGTCAGATTGataaaagaagaaattgtAAACATTAAATATGCCATTCAATGGGCAAAAATTAACGTAATTAACACACTCCTTTTAAACGAATTTGAACTAAatgaagtaaataaaatatttcaaaaaaacaatattaccTCTTTATCAATCAAAGAAATGCTAGAATTTGTTGATGTTTCAGTATTACATAATAAAACAGCGATTATCTATATCATCAAAATACCAGAACTAGACCCCACTACCTATCAAGATATGTTGATAAAACCcgttataaaaaataactttattgTACACTTAGAAACGAATGAAATATTCATAGCGCAAAAAGAAATCATTAATGTACCCAAAAACTGTAAAATATccaattacttaaaaatatgtaaaaaagaaaacactgtaaatctaaaacaaacaaaatgtattgCTAAGTTAATTGAGGGAAAGGAAGCGCTGTGTGACTTCAGTAATGCAGAACATATTCAGAAAATAGAGGAGATCGATGGCAGCTTAATATTACTTAACAACTACACCGGCAACTTAATACACAACAACATAACTTACAATCTAAAAGGAACATACCTGGTTCATTTCTGGAACGATACCGTTCAAATAAATAGCAAGCAATTcaacaataaagaaaaatctaTCCTAAAACCCGGAACACCAATAATTCAAATGTCACCCATAGAAGTGGAGAGGTTAAAAATTTTGTCATTGGAATCACTGGAGGCCCTCAACATCAAAAACACAAAGCACTTAAATAACGTAACAACACACTCTACCATAAACCGCATCGCGATCTTGTGCTTACTGGGCACCGTCATACTTCTTTCAATAATCTCCAAAATCCACTTTAAGCCCAGAGAGAAAGTAACCATTCAAATTCAACAAGAGCCTCCCACGCTTAATAGTAAACTTAAGCCAAGGCCGATACAGCCCGAATTCAACAATATTCCCTATTTCTAA
- the LOC123327341 gene encoding angiomotin: MAGAFGSAARGGGSIVGTNHGAAGAHAAAGKTATADTAATIAVDAAAAAAVAVDAAATAAAAADAVTATDTTTDDGDAVTATDTTTDDASAGAAADTAATATDTTTDDGDAVTAIRPRMTPAQAPLPKPPRPTPPRPTRTPSTPPPYDR, from the coding sequence ATGGCAGGAGCGTTTGGCTCGGCtgcaagaggaggaggaagcatTGTGGGCACCAACCACGGAGCAGCCGGAGCCCACGCAGCCGCTGGCAAGACAGCTACCGCCGACACCGCAGCCACCATTGCCGTtgacgccgccgccgcagccgccgtTGCCGTTGACGCCGCCGCCAcggcagccgccgccgccgacgcaGTCACCGCCACCGACACCACCACGGATGACGGCGACGCGGTCACCGCCACCGACACCACCACGGATGACGCCAGCGCAGGCGCCGCTGCCGACACCGCTGCGACCGCCACCGACACCACCACGGATGACGGCGACGCAGTCACCGCCATCCGACCACGGATGACGCCAGCGCAGGCGCCGCTGCCGAAACCTCCGCGGCCGACGCCACCACGGCCGACGCGCACGCCGTCAACACCACCGCCGTATGATCGATAG